From the Paludibacterium paludis genome, one window contains:
- a CDS encoding replication-associated recombination protein A, translating into MHDLFATEPKKPLAEALRPSRLDDVIGQSHLLGPGKPLRLAFESGQPHSMILWGPPGVGKTTLARLTAQAFDCEFIALSAVLSGVKDIREAMDAAHRTLNRNGRHTLLFVDEIHRFNKSQQDALLPFVESGLVTFIGATTENPSFEVNSALLSRAQVYVLKPLAEEELRQLLARARQTALAHLAFDDAAVDTLIGYADGDARRFLNLLEQAATAARATQAQRIDAAFVESALTLNARRFDKGGDQFYDQISALHKSVRGSNPDGALYWLCRMLDGGADPRYLSRRIVRMAWEDIGLADPRAMQIANDAAATYERLGSPEGELALAQAVIYLAVAAKSNAGYTAYNQARAFVRQDVSREVPVHLRNAPTRLMKELGYGHEYRYAHDEPHAYAAGERYLPDGVGDPGWYQPVPRGLESRIAEKLAFLRQLDEDAGKRE; encoded by the coding sequence GTGCACGACCTGTTCGCCACCGAACCGAAAAAACCGCTGGCCGAAGCTTTGCGCCCCTCACGTCTTGACGACGTGATCGGCCAAAGCCACCTGCTCGGCCCGGGCAAACCCCTGCGCCTGGCTTTCGAGTCGGGACAGCCCCACTCGATGATCCTCTGGGGTCCGCCCGGCGTCGGCAAAACCACCCTGGCCCGCCTCACCGCCCAGGCGTTCGACTGCGAATTCATCGCGCTGTCCGCCGTGCTGTCCGGGGTCAAGGACATTCGCGAAGCCATGGACGCCGCGCACCGGACCCTCAACCGCAATGGCCGGCACACCCTGCTGTTCGTCGACGAGATCCATCGCTTCAACAAGAGCCAGCAGGACGCGCTCCTGCCTTTCGTCGAATCGGGCCTGGTGACCTTTATCGGCGCCACCACGGAAAACCCCTCGTTCGAAGTGAACTCCGCCCTGCTCTCACGCGCCCAGGTTTATGTCCTCAAACCGCTGGCCGAGGAAGAGCTGCGCCAACTGCTGGCCCGGGCGCGGCAAACCGCGCTCGCGCACCTGGCGTTCGACGACGCCGCGGTGGATACCTTGATCGGTTACGCCGATGGCGATGCGCGCCGCTTCCTGAATCTTCTGGAACAAGCCGCCACCGCGGCCCGGGCGACTCAAGCACAGCGCATCGATGCCGCCTTCGTGGAAAGCGCCCTGACACTGAACGCCCGGCGTTTCGACAAGGGCGGCGACCAGTTCTACGACCAGATTTCCGCTCTGCACAAATCGGTGCGGGGCTCCAATCCGGACGGCGCCCTCTACTGGCTGTGCCGCATGCTCGATGGCGGCGCCGATCCGCGTTACCTGTCGCGCCGCATCGTGCGCATGGCGTGGGAGGACATCGGGCTGGCCGACCCGCGGGCCATGCAGATCGCCAACGATGCCGCGGCCACCTATGAACGGCTCGGTTCGCCGGAAGGCGAACTGGCACTGGCCCAGGCCGTCATCTATCTGGCGGTCGCCGCCAAGAGCAACGCCGGCTACACGGCCTACAACCAGGCACGAGCCTTTGTCCGGCAGGATGTTTCCCGCGAGGTGCCGGTGCACCTGCGCAACGCGCCCACCCGCCTGATGAAGGAACTGGGCTACGGCCACGAATACCGTTACGCTCACGATGAGCCGCATGCCTATGCCGCCGGTGAGCGCTACTTGCCCGACGGAGTCGGGGATCCGGGCTGGTACCAGCCGGTTCCCCGCGGCCTGGAGAGCCGAATCGCCGAAAAACTGGCATTTTTGCGTCAACTGGACGAGGACGCCGGAAAACGCGAATAA
- the lolA gene encoding outer membrane lipoprotein chaperone LolA, translating to MKRHLLILLATTLLPVAANAAAIAQLKAFVAGTTTLSASFHQVVTAKNKREEAGGSLEISRPGRFRWTYSKPFDQLIVGDGKRLWIYDKELAQVTTRPLDNALGSSPAALLAGSNAIERDYVLKENGRQGDVEWLSATPKKSENTFSAIRMGFRSNVLVEMELTDSFGSTTRIVFSDLRKNPALRPGSFSFTPPKGVDVLNAQ from the coding sequence ATGAAACGACACCTGTTGATTCTCCTTGCCACCACATTGCTGCCAGTCGCGGCCAATGCCGCTGCCATTGCGCAACTGAAAGCGTTTGTCGCCGGCACAACGACATTGTCCGCCAGCTTTCATCAGGTGGTGACGGCCAAGAACAAACGCGAGGAAGCCGGAGGCTCGCTGGAAATCTCGCGCCCCGGACGTTTCCGCTGGACGTACAGCAAACCGTTCGACCAGTTGATCGTCGGCGACGGCAAGCGCCTGTGGATTTACGACAAGGAACTCGCGCAGGTCACCACTCGCCCGCTGGACAACGCCCTGGGATCGAGCCCGGCCGCCCTGCTGGCCGGCAGCAACGCCATCGAGCGCGATTACGTGCTCAAGGAAAACGGCCGCCAGGGCGATGTGGAATGGCTCAGCGCCACGCCCAAAAAATCGGAGAATACCTTCAGCGCGATCCGCATGGGCTTCAGGAGCAATGTTCTGGTCGAAATGGAACTGACCGACAGTTTTGGCAGCACCACGCGGATTGTGTTCTCCGATCTCAGGAAGAACCCCGCATTGCGCCCCGGCAGCTTCAGCTTCACCCCTCCCAAGGGTGTGGATGTCCTCAACGCCCAATAA
- a CDS encoding amidase — MFADYAQYDALGLAELVRSRALSPAELLETALAGIDRLNPAVNAVNRRMDASARAQVAAGLPEGPLHGVPYLVKDLVASCAGEPLGAGTALLQTVKAERDSELVCRLRRAGMVIAGRTATPEFGLTPYTEPVVGGPVRNPWRRDLTSGGSSGGAAAAVACGMVPAASGGDGGGSIRIPASFCGLFGMKPSRGRTPAGPDAGVPWHGLAQEHALTRSVRDSAVLLDITQGMDAGAPYTAPDPGEGFLAAVGQPPGRLRIAYTSRPLLGGGQPHPDCLRALEDAVALLESLGHHLEEAAPDIDPVATLLAYFIVVAGETRADIEWAARMAGVRPAMRDFEPSTWVLGLIGKSYSALDFVNACRQFDKATRQSGEFFRNYDVLLTPTMAIPPHAIGALQPSRLEGHLMKVFGALGSGKVLRWVNIVEQMLPKVFDGMPYTPLFNITGQPAMSVPLYWNDGGLPIGVQCAGRFGEEALLFKLAAQLEEARPWAGRRPPSWLN; from the coding sequence ATGTTCGCAGACTACGCGCAGTATGATGCCCTGGGGTTGGCTGAACTGGTGCGATCCCGGGCGCTGTCGCCGGCTGAACTCCTGGAGACGGCCCTGGCCGGGATCGACCGACTCAATCCCGCGGTGAATGCCGTGAACCGGCGCATGGATGCCTCGGCCAGGGCGCAGGTGGCGGCGGGGCTGCCTGAAGGACCGCTTCATGGTGTGCCCTACCTGGTGAAGGACCTGGTCGCGAGTTGCGCGGGGGAGCCTCTCGGGGCGGGAACGGCGTTGCTGCAAACGGTGAAAGCGGAGCGGGACAGCGAACTGGTGTGCCGGCTGCGGCGTGCCGGCATGGTAATCGCCGGGCGCACGGCCACGCCGGAGTTCGGATTGACCCCCTATACCGAGCCGGTGGTCGGCGGGCCTGTCCGCAATCCCTGGCGGCGCGATCTGACCTCGGGAGGGTCCAGCGGCGGGGCGGCGGCGGCCGTGGCCTGCGGCATGGTGCCGGCGGCATCCGGCGGTGATGGCGGCGGTTCGATCCGCATACCGGCTTCGTTTTGCGGGTTGTTCGGCATGAAGCCCTCGCGCGGCCGGACGCCGGCCGGTCCCGATGCCGGCGTGCCCTGGCACGGTCTGGCCCAAGAGCATGCGCTGACCCGGTCGGTGAGGGATAGCGCCGTGCTGCTGGATATCACCCAGGGCATGGATGCCGGCGCGCCATATACGGCGCCGGATCCGGGGGAGGGGTTTCTGGCGGCGGTCGGGCAGCCGCCGGGGCGTTTGCGCATCGCTTACACCAGTCGTCCGCTGCTGGGGGGCGGACAGCCCCATCCGGATTGTTTGAGGGCGCTGGAGGATGCGGTGGCGTTGCTCGAATCCCTCGGCCATCACCTGGAGGAGGCCGCCCCCGATATCGATCCGGTCGCGACTTTGCTCGCCTACTTCATCGTGGTGGCCGGAGAGACCCGCGCCGATATCGAATGGGCGGCGCGGATGGCGGGTGTCCGGCCAGCCATGCGCGACTTCGAGCCGTCGACCTGGGTGCTGGGTCTCATCGGCAAAAGCTATTCGGCGCTCGATTTCGTCAATGCCTGCCGACAGTTCGACAAAGCCACGCGTCAGTCGGGGGAGTTTTTCCGGAACTACGATGTTCTGCTCACCCCGACCATGGCGATTCCTCCGCATGCGATCGGGGCGTTGCAGCCCAGCCGGCTGGAAGGGCATCTGATGAAGGTGTTCGGCGCACTGGGGAGCGGCAAGGTCTTGCGTTGGGTGAATATTGTCGAACAGATGCTGCCCAAAGTGTTCGACGGCATGCCGTACACGCCGCTTTTCAATATCACCGGACAGCCGGCGATGTCCGTGCCGCTTTACTGGAATGACGGCGGTCTGCCGATCGGCGTACAGTGCGCGGGGCGTTTCGGCGAGGAGGCGCTGCTCTTCAAGCTGGCCGCCCAGCTTGAAGAGGCGAGGCCATGGGCCGGGCGACGGCCGCCTTCCTGGCTCAACTGA
- a CDS encoding NAD+ synthase: MRIALAQFNPVVGDLAGNTRKILALAKTAMADGADILVTPELALTGYPPEDLLLRPHFYRSCAAAMDELLELDGITLVIGHPMRIGEEAFNAATVMRDGNILGRYHKMSLPNSEVFDECRYFTPGAAPLVFRQGDVRVGVLICEDVWSVEPAACAADAGADVLVVLNASPFHRNKIGTRHGVIRYRVEETGLPIAYANLTGGQDELIFDGASFAMNRQGDVAAQAPAFDETLLQLDFHDGDFVNGPQAALPDPLESTYRALVAGVRDYIGKNGFPGVLLGLSGGIDSALTLAIAVDALGADKVHAVMMPSRYTADISVTDSRDMVARLGVKYDEIAIWPMYEAFTAGLAPAFAGLAEDTTEENLQARIRGTLLMALSNKTGKLVLTTGNKSEMTTGYCTLYGDMAGGFAVLKDVAKTLVYELSRWRNRETEVIPERIIVRPPSAELRPEQTDQDSLPPYEVLDAIMQRYMENNLSAEEIIAEGFAEADVRKVVRLLKINEYKRRQAPVGPRVTHRSFGKDWRYPITNRFS; the protein is encoded by the coding sequence ATGCGTATCGCGCTCGCCCAGTTCAACCCCGTTGTCGGCGATCTTGCCGGCAATACCCGCAAAATCCTCGCGTTAGCCAAGACCGCCATGGCGGATGGCGCCGATATCCTCGTCACGCCGGAACTCGCGCTGACCGGCTATCCGCCGGAGGACCTTCTGCTCAGACCGCATTTTTACCGCTCGTGCGCGGCCGCGATGGACGAACTGCTGGAACTCGATGGCATTACCCTCGTGATCGGCCACCCCATGCGCATTGGCGAAGAGGCGTTCAACGCCGCGACGGTCATGCGCGATGGCAACATTCTGGGCCGTTATCACAAGATGTCGCTGCCGAACAGTGAAGTGTTCGACGAATGCCGCTACTTCACGCCGGGCGCCGCGCCGCTGGTGTTCCGGCAAGGCGACGTCCGGGTCGGCGTCCTGATCTGCGAGGATGTCTGGTCCGTCGAGCCGGCCGCCTGCGCGGCCGATGCCGGCGCGGACGTACTCGTGGTACTCAATGCCTCGCCCTTCCACCGCAACAAGATCGGCACGCGCCACGGCGTGATCCGTTACCGGGTCGAGGAAACGGGCCTGCCCATCGCGTACGCCAACCTGACAGGCGGTCAGGACGAGCTGATATTCGATGGCGCGTCCTTCGCCATGAACCGCCAGGGGGACGTGGCGGCGCAGGCACCGGCCTTCGACGAAACCCTGCTGCAGCTGGATTTCCATGACGGCGACTTCGTTAACGGCCCGCAAGCGGCGCTGCCGGACCCGCTGGAGAGCACCTACCGCGCGCTGGTTGCCGGCGTGCGCGACTATATCGGCAAAAACGGGTTTCCCGGGGTTCTGCTCGGTCTGTCCGGAGGTATCGACTCCGCCCTCACCCTCGCCATCGCGGTCGATGCGCTGGGCGCCGACAAGGTGCACGCCGTCATGATGCCCTCGCGCTACACCGCCGACATCAGCGTCACCGATTCGCGCGACATGGTGGCCCGGCTTGGCGTGAAGTACGATGAAATCGCCATCTGGCCGATGTACGAAGCCTTCACGGCGGGTCTGGCCCCCGCGTTCGCCGGACTGGCCGAAGACACCACCGAAGAGAACCTGCAGGCGCGGATCCGCGGCACACTCCTGATGGCGCTGTCCAACAAGACCGGCAAACTGGTGCTGACCACCGGCAACAAGTCGGAAATGACCACCGGCTACTGCACGCTGTACGGCGACATGGCCGGCGGCTTCGCGGTGCTCAAGGATGTCGCCAAGACGCTGGTGTACGAGCTGTCGCGCTGGCGCAATCGCGAAACCGAAGTCATCCCCGAGCGCATCATCGTCCGCCCGCCATCGGCCGAGTTGCGCCCCGAGCAGACCGACCAGGACAGCCTGCCGCCCTACGAGGTGCTCGACGCCATCATGCAACGCTATATGGAAAACAATCTGTCCGCGGAAGAAATCATCGCCGAAGGCTTTGCCGAAGCGGACGTGCGCAAGGTGGTGCGCCTGCTGAAAATCAACGAATACAAGCGGCGCCAGGCTCCTGTCGGACCGCGCGTAACGCATCGCAGCTTCGGCAAGGACTGGCGCTACCCGATCACCAACCGCTTCAGTTGA
- a CDS encoding GNAT family N-acetyltransferase: MNGWHESMSGVPAAEWDRLAAGRALVSSSWLVALEDTGCVGDRTGWQPMPLTVGQDGIVAAAPAYIKQHSYGEYVFDWAWAEAWERAGGHYYPKLVVAVPFTPVCGPRLMGDTALRGGVIHALEQQVVDTGLSSAHVLFPGQDEVGALEEAGWLIRHGVQFHWIQRGYRDFGDFLAVLDRDKRKKIRQERRRVGEAGITIRTLEGSEIGAGDWRLFYQCYRQTYLERRSTPYLSLAFFEQVGETLADHMVMFIASKDGRDIAASLCLRDGERLYGRYWGAVESVPCLHFEMCYYQGIEYAIKHGLTCFEGGAQGEHKLARGFDPVRTYSGHYLRDSRFRSAVYAWLQREQSGIDRYVAELFSHSAYKNACHDP, translated from the coding sequence GTGAACGGATGGCATGAGTCCATGTCCGGTGTGCCGGCCGCGGAGTGGGATCGTTTGGCCGCGGGTCGGGCACTGGTGTCCAGCTCGTGGCTCGTCGCGCTGGAGGATACCGGCTGTGTCGGCGATCGGACCGGCTGGCAACCGATGCCGTTGACGGTCGGGCAGGATGGCATCGTGGCCGCCGCGCCGGCGTATATCAAACAGCACTCTTATGGCGAATACGTTTTTGACTGGGCTTGGGCCGAAGCATGGGAGCGGGCGGGAGGGCATTACTACCCGAAACTGGTGGTCGCCGTTCCATTCACTCCGGTTTGCGGTCCGCGGCTGATGGGCGATACGGCGCTCCGTGGCGGGGTGATTCATGCTCTTGAGCAACAGGTTGTCGACACGGGGCTGTCATCCGCTCATGTGCTGTTTCCCGGGCAAGACGAGGTTGGCGCGCTGGAGGAGGCCGGGTGGCTGATCCGGCATGGGGTGCAGTTCCACTGGATCCAGCGGGGCTACCGGGACTTTGGCGATTTTCTTGCTGTGCTCGATCGGGACAAACGCAAAAAGATCCGGCAGGAGCGGCGGCGCGTGGGCGAGGCCGGGATTACCATCCGCACCCTGGAAGGTAGTGAAATCGGCGCGGGGGACTGGCGTCTTTTCTACCAGTGTTATCGGCAAACCTACCTCGAGCGCCGCTCCACCCCGTATCTGTCCCTGGCGTTTTTCGAACAGGTGGGAGAGACCCTGGCCGACCACATGGTCATGTTCATCGCCAGCAAGGATGGCCGGGATATCGCCGCCAGTCTGTGTCTCCGTGACGGGGAACGGCTCTATGGCCGCTACTGGGGCGCTGTTGAATCCGTTCCATGTCTGCATTTCGAGATGTGTTACTACCAAGGAATCGAGTATGCAATAAAGCACGGACTGACATGTTTCGAGGGCGGGGCCCAGGGGGAGCACAAGCTGGCGCGGGGCTTCGATCCGGTCAGGACATACTCCGGGCATTATTTGCGGGATAGCCGTTTCCGATCAGCGGTTTATGCCTGGTTGCAAAGGGAACAATCCGGTATAGATCGGTATGTCGCCGAACTTTTTTCACATTCCGCTTATAAAAACGCTTGCCACGACCCATGA
- a CDS encoding XRE family transcriptional regulator, with the protein MELKDILQRLMTEAGDTQNGLADATRVPQPTIFRILRGESRDPRHATLKPIADRYGITVAQLRGEEPIEHWPTAPLPVAPEAASIRPYHSLDELNPDQYVMVDRYDVHLSAGLGNIQWVINQKDPLAFRARWFQHKRITPEHCKALYVRGRSMEPKLEDWDTVLIDTTQKDIIDGEIYAVCLDDQFYIKTIQRIAGGVLLKSENPEFENIEVKGEQLDLFRVIGRKVWRGG; encoded by the coding sequence ATGGAACTCAAAGACATCCTTCAGCGCCTGATGACGGAAGCCGGTGACACGCAAAACGGACTGGCCGATGCCACGCGTGTGCCGCAACCGACCATTTTCCGGATCCTGCGGGGCGAAAGCCGCGATCCGCGCCACGCCACCCTCAAGCCGATCGCCGACCGCTATGGCATCACGGTGGCGCAATTGCGCGGCGAGGAGCCGATCGAACACTGGCCGACCGCGCCGCTGCCGGTGGCCCCGGAAGCCGCCTCGATCCGCCCCTATCACTCGCTCGACGAATTGAATCCCGACCAATACGTCATGGTGGACAGATACGATGTCCATCTCTCCGCGGGCCTGGGCAACATTCAGTGGGTCATCAACCAGAAGGACCCGCTGGCGTTCCGCGCCCGCTGGTTCCAGCACAAACGGATCACGCCGGAGCACTGCAAGGCCTTGTACGTGAGAGGCCGGTCGATGGAACCCAAGCTGGAGGACTGGGACACGGTGCTGATCGACACCACCCAGAAAGACATCATCGACGGGGAGATTTACGCGGTGTGCCTAGATGACCAGTTCTACATCAAGACGATCCAGCGCATCGCCGGCGGCGTGCTGCTCAAATCGGAAAACCCCGAATTCGAGAACATCGAGGTCAAAGGCGAGCAGTTGGACCTGTTCCGGGTGATCGGCCGGAAAGTGTGGCGCGGGGGATAA
- a CDS encoding phage tail protein — protein MPVYPVGQLNTAALQTPGVYIQVIPPKTRVINGVPTDIYGQVGVASWGPVNAPTLVGSPTDAVGLFGTQQVRKYDLASAIAVGMQIGATNQRIVRVTDGTDTAATAKLMDSAASAAVGMTLTAQYTGTVGNTLTASLSAGTRPNSFKLMVQRQGFAPEIFDGITGSGAALWSSLVSAVNNGISSVRGPSTLVTATVGASSAAPALGAVVNFAGGTDGAAGVNDASLIGSDGTVRKGMYALRGSGVQVMNLVDLTDATQWPNIAAFCAAEGVYGFTQGAAGASCQTVSTALNTSGVDSPYLKVLVGDWIYWQDTVNGQNRMMAPASFLAARCAALAPHMSTLNKPIGNATGTQRVAQNQPYSGAEIGSVVGARLDVVGNPSPGGNYYAGQTGRNTSSDPTRNGDNYTRMTNFIALTLAGAFGYAIGQNQTPDLRREVKSAIETFLLNLQRQNMIGDVNGGPSFSVKLDKENNPDDRVALGYMQADVQVKYLSVIFYFIVNLEAGQSVTVQVANNPR, from the coding sequence ATGCCCGTTTATCCCGTTGGACAACTCAATACCGCCGCCCTGCAGACTCCCGGCGTCTATATCCAGGTCATTCCGCCGAAGACCCGTGTCATCAACGGCGTGCCGACCGATATCTATGGCCAGGTCGGCGTTGCCTCCTGGGGGCCGGTGAATGCGCCGACGCTGGTCGGCAGTCCGACCGACGCTGTCGGCTTGTTCGGCACGCAGCAGGTGCGCAAGTACGATCTGGCCAGCGCCATTGCCGTCGGCATGCAGATCGGCGCGACCAACCAGCGTATCGTGCGCGTCACCGACGGCACCGATACCGCCGCGACCGCCAAACTGATGGATTCGGCCGCTTCGGCGGCGGTCGGCATGACCCTGACCGCGCAGTACACCGGCACGGTCGGCAATACCCTGACCGCCTCGCTGTCCGCCGGCACACGGCCCAACAGCTTCAAGCTGATGGTGCAGCGCCAGGGCTTCGCCCCGGAAATCTTCGATGGCATCACCGGCAGCGGTGCGGCCTTGTGGAGCAGTCTGGTCAGCGCCGTCAATAACGGCATTTCCAGCGTGCGCGGTCCGTCCACGCTGGTGACCGCCACTGTCGGCGCCTCGAGTGCGGCGCCGGCCCTGGGCGCTGTGGTCAACTTCGCCGGCGGCACCGACGGCGCGGCCGGAGTGAACGACGCATCGCTGATCGGTTCGGATGGCACGGTCCGCAAGGGGATGTACGCGTTGCGCGGCTCGGGCGTCCAGGTGATGAACCTCGTGGATCTGACCGACGCGACGCAATGGCCCAATATCGCGGCATTCTGCGCTGCCGAAGGCGTGTACGGCTTTACCCAGGGCGCGGCGGGTGCCAGCTGCCAGACCGTTTCCACCGCGCTGAACACCTCGGGGGTCGACTCTCCGTACCTGAAGGTGCTGGTTGGTGACTGGATTTACTGGCAGGACACCGTCAATGGCCAGAACCGCATGATGGCCCCGGCGTCCTTCCTCGCCGCCCGCTGCGCGGCGCTCGCGCCGCACATGTCGACGCTGAACAAGCCGATCGGCAACGCCACCGGTACGCAACGCGTCGCCCAGAACCAGCCCTACAGCGGCGCCGAAATCGGTTCCGTGGTGGGCGCGCGCCTGGATGTGGTCGGCAATCCGTCGCCGGGCGGCAACTACTATGCGGGCCAGACCGGCCGCAACACCTCGTCGGATCCGACCCGCAACGGCGACAACTACACGCGGATGACCAACTTCATCGCGCTGACGCTCGCCGGCGCGTTCGGTTACGCGATCGGCCAGAACCAGACGCCGGACCTGCGCCGCGAGGTCAAGAGCGCGATCGAGACCTTCCTGTTGAATCTGCAGCGCCAGAACATGATCGGCGATGTCAACGGCGGTCCGTCCTTCTCGGTGAAGCTCGACAAGGAAAACAACCCGGACGATCGTGTCGCGCTGGGTTACATGCAGGCCGATGTTCAAGTGAAGTACCTGTCGGTGATCTTCTATTTCATCGTCAACCTGGAGGCCGGTCAGTCCGTCACCGTGCAGGTCGCCAACAACCCACGCTAA
- a CDS encoding LysM peptidoglycan-binding domain-containing protein, translating to MAFSVSSLGEGVAGLTRKLESFAGEHDEQEGVAADGDVLGATRLRLGDIEFTGLELPEQIGIHLQQRLVSHDLVGGARIVDTLGAFYEPVEWSGTLDGPGAVARDEALRALAADAGTHMLNWDVYSFRVVVAGYTSKYLNHAHIDYTIRCMVLEVPTASAEETAPDVADQVNEAVDNAGAQAEELGDPRIMEAVTAVKDAINTVHDVATAAVTQVQGVVSKLVSAQQAVAQKIAVIEEGVSKVVTLGGLAPGNPVARAAQDMMGRVDAWVKLPALYRLQDSLGDARKALETLPAFAASVEAAGKTVSKAEGRLENGVRSVVRAAGDLYDIAARELGNVAHWPVIAEANHLDDPVLPEGINVIRIPPRPSANALIPDNPAYRLPS from the coding sequence ATGGCTTTTTCTGTTTCATCGCTGGGCGAGGGCGTGGCGGGCTTGACCCGCAAGCTTGAATCGTTTGCCGGCGAGCATGACGAGCAAGAGGGGGTCGCCGCCGACGGCGATGTGCTGGGCGCCACCCGCCTGAGGCTTGGCGACATTGAGTTCACCGGCCTGGAATTGCCCGAGCAGATCGGCATCCACCTGCAGCAGCGGCTGGTCAGCCACGATCTGGTGGGAGGAGCGCGCATCGTCGACACGCTGGGCGCGTTTTACGAGCCGGTGGAGTGGTCGGGCACGCTGGACGGGCCCGGCGCCGTGGCGCGCGACGAGGCGCTCAGGGCGCTGGCGGCGGACGCCGGGACGCACATGCTCAATTGGGATGTGTACAGCTTCCGGGTGGTCGTCGCCGGCTATACCTCCAAATACCTGAACCATGCCCATATCGACTACACGATCCGCTGCATGGTGCTGGAGGTGCCGACGGCTTCCGCTGAGGAGACGGCTCCCGATGTCGCCGATCAAGTGAACGAAGCGGTCGACAATGCCGGAGCCCAGGCCGAAGAGCTGGGCGACCCGCGCATCATGGAGGCGGTCACGGCCGTCAAGGACGCGATCAACACCGTGCACGATGTGGCCACGGCCGCCGTGACGCAGGTTCAAGGGGTTGTCAGCAAGCTGGTGAGCGCGCAACAGGCCGTCGCCCAGAAGATTGCCGTCATCGAAGAAGGGGTGAGCAAAGTCGTCACCCTGGGCGGGCTCGCGCCGGGCAATCCGGTGGCGCGCGCCGCGCAGGACATGATGGGCCGGGTCGACGCCTGGGTGAAGCTGCCGGCGCTTTACCGCCTGCAGGACTCTCTGGGCGACGCCAGGAAAGCGCTGGAAACCCTGCCGGCCTTCGCCGCGTCGGTCGAAGCGGCGGGCAAGACGGTCTCGAAAGCGGAGGGCCGACTTGAAAACGGCGTGCGCTCGGTGGTGCGGGCCGCCGGCGACCTGTATGACATCGCGGCGCGCGAGCTGGGCAATGTCGCGCACTGGCCGGTGATCGCCGAGGCCAACCATCTGGACGATCCGGTGCTGCCCGAGGGCATCAACGTCATCCGGATTCCGCCCAGGCCCTCGGCCAATGCGCTGATTCCCGATAACCCCGCTTACCGGTTGCCATCATGA
- a CDS encoding phage late control D family protein: MTRLNDNAVHSIARPVRGRCYLNDREMTGWIAMEVDNNAFLSADTFRVVFARASLPEGYDIDWFSRQTVFRVEVQFDDGTGLRSFALGNADTLVYDPVAGTLTLEGRDLTSLLADTKISRKWQNLTASQIAAEIARAHDLTPRVAETRTRAGSYYQIDHVQLQDEMSEWDLLTYLARREEFACFVSGRELHFAPMPAPGGADVYRIDWSDAQSGPVCAVRTLAFERALSVSRGIEVSVSSFNVKQKNGFTVTHPEPKGKKDGAGGGASQYRFTYPNLTRDAARRKAVALYDEIARHEMKLEATLPGDNLLMPDVLIEVAGTASDFDQTYYVDSIRRSLDVEGGYLMSVSAKNRNPATEGGQA, from the coding sequence ATGACTCGACTCAACGACAACGCCGTTCATTCCATCGCCCGCCCGGTCCGCGGGCGATGTTATTTGAACGACAGGGAAATGACCGGCTGGATCGCCATGGAGGTCGACAACAACGCCTTCCTGAGCGCCGACACCTTCCGCGTGGTGTTCGCCCGCGCGAGCCTGCCGGAGGGCTACGACATCGACTGGTTTTCCCGGCAGACGGTGTTCCGCGTGGAAGTCCAGTTCGATGACGGCACGGGGCTGCGCTCGTTCGCGCTGGGCAATGCCGACACGCTGGTGTACGACCCGGTGGCCGGCACCCTGACTCTGGAGGGACGAGATCTGACCTCGCTGCTGGCGGATACCAAGATCTCGCGCAAGTGGCAGAACCTGACCGCGTCGCAGATCGCCGCGGAAATCGCGCGCGCCCATGATCTCACACCCCGTGTGGCGGAGACGCGGACCCGGGCGGGCAGCTACTACCAGATCGACCACGTCCAGCTGCAGGACGAGATGAGCGAATGGGATCTGTTGACCTACCTCGCCCGGCGCGAGGAGTTCGCCTGCTTCGTCAGCGGCCGGGAGCTGCATTTCGCGCCGATGCCCGCGCCGGGCGGCGCCGATGTTTACCGCATCGACTGGTCGGACGCGCAATCCGGGCCGGTCTGCGCGGTGCGAACCCTGGCCTTCGAGCGCGCGCTCTCGGTGTCACGCGGTATCGAAGTGTCGGTCTCCAGTTTCAACGTCAAGCAAAAGAACGGTTTCACCGTGACGCATCCGGAGCCGAAGGGCAAGAAGGACGGCGCCGGCGGGGGCGCGAGCCAGTACCGTTTCACGTATCCCAATCTGACGCGCGATGCCGCCCGCCGCAAGGCCGTGGCCCTGTACGACGAAATCGCGCGCCATGAAATGAAACTGGAAGCGACGCTGCCGGGCGACAACCTGTTGATGCCCGACGTGCTGATCGAAGTGGCCGGCACCGCCAGCGATTTCGATCAGACCTACTACGTGGACAGCATCCGCCGCTCGCTGGACGTGGAGGGCGGTTATCTCATGTCGGTGAGCGCCAAGAACCGCAACCCGGCGACGGAAGGAGGACAAGCATGA